From the bacterium genome, the window CAGCGTGACCGGCCTCCTCTTCGGCGGCCCGGGCAGCGCGACCCTCGCCGCGGCCGCGGGGATGCAGGGCGCCGACCGCGTCATCCTGGCTGAGGATCCGGCCTGCGCCGCCTTCAACCTCGAGCTGCAGCTGCAGCTCGCCCTGCGCGCCCTCGCCGGCAGCGAGGCCGAGCTGCTGTTGATGACCGTCAGCACGCACACGCGGGAGCTGGCGGCGCGCCTGGCGGCCCAGCTCGGCGTCGGCCTGGCCGCAGACTGCGTCGAGCTCCTGCGCGCGGGCGACGGTCTCGCATTCAAGCGCCCGATCTACGCGGGCAAGGCCTTCGAGACCCTGCGTGTGGCTGGCAAGCCCGCGATCGCCACCCTGCGGCCGAACAATTTCGCGGCCCTGCCCCCCCC encodes:
- a CDS encoding electron transfer flavoprotein subunit alpha/FixB family protein, which codes for MAAIWVYLETAGQALSKGSLEALGEARRQADASGGSVTGLLFGGPGSATLAAAAGMQGADRVILAEDPACAAFNLELQLQLALRALAGSEAELLLMTVSTHTRELAARLAAQLGVGLAADCVELLRAGDGLAFKRPIYAGKAFETLRVAGKPAIATLRPNNFAALPPP